A single Agromyces sp. CF514 DNA region contains:
- a CDS encoding glycoside hydrolase family 3 N-terminal domain-containing protein has product MTTPAPTVTARPAADIVAQFTLDEKALLLEGVDAWNTNGVERLGIRRLFLTDGPHGVRKVRQNLGAFGLAEAEPSTAFPTSTTLAKTWDPELAYAVAAAIGRESAALGVDVLLAPGVNLMRSPLCGRNFEYFSEDPLVSGVFGSAFVQGVQSEGVATSVKHFAANSNEDYRFVGDSVVDERALRELYLRAFERIVKEAAPATVMCAYNKLNGTFCSDDRDLLTGILREEWGFDGLVMTDWGATNDRVAGIIAGCDLDMPGQVAHNRASIVAAAQDGSLPTELLDQAVTRVLELVQQCSHGLIHPAGPVDPQAHAELATRVAVEGAVLLANDGTLPIDAIPQQNQRADAAGGLLVVGEQFERMRYQGAGSSLISPPETTSPKDAFDRRGIRYSYARGYRSLDLTPDADLEREALAAAAYADTVLFFGGLGDLEESEGFDRTTMAIAPAQVRLLERLVGTGAKVVFVVSAGAPIEIPRAGELAAVLLLSLPGMHGGEAAARLLLGEANPSGKLTESWPRSAADQSALDYNTSEVARYAESIYVGYRSHDATGTDLAHAFGHGLSYTSFVYRDLDVQLDGDQVRASLTIENTGTRDGAEVVQLYVRNNRGRVFKADKELRAFAKLRIAAGAAERVDLAFALADLSYWDVAEHDWVLENGDYEVIAAASAADIRLTAPLTVTQGRESRSPYSPAVDRAYATPPTGVPAEFADLLGRPVPSPTSTGRLGMETRLGDAQGTWLGRVFLRTVVGRVQKDLDSALALPDSLERDAKVKSSNFVARMMPSMSLRAMAMASSGGFAHHIAQALADLDNGHRIRGIRRMLARPSTPRTATARTDQETR; this is encoded by the coding sequence ATGACCACCCCCGCACCGACCGTCACCGCGCGGCCCGCCGCCGACATCGTCGCCCAATTCACGCTCGACGAGAAGGCGCTGCTGCTCGAGGGCGTCGACGCCTGGAACACGAACGGCGTCGAACGCCTCGGCATCCGCCGACTGTTCCTCACCGACGGGCCGCACGGCGTGCGGAAGGTGCGGCAGAACCTCGGCGCGTTCGGCCTGGCCGAAGCCGAGCCCTCGACGGCGTTCCCGACCTCGACGACGCTCGCGAAGACGTGGGATCCCGAACTCGCGTACGCCGTCGCCGCGGCGATCGGCCGCGAGAGCGCAGCGCTCGGCGTCGACGTGCTGCTCGCGCCCGGCGTCAACCTCATGCGGAGCCCGCTCTGCGGGCGCAACTTCGAGTACTTCTCCGAGGACCCGCTCGTCTCCGGCGTGTTCGGCAGCGCGTTCGTGCAGGGCGTGCAGTCCGAAGGGGTCGCGACGAGCGTCAAGCACTTCGCCGCGAACTCGAACGAGGACTACCGCTTCGTCGGCGACAGCGTCGTCGACGAGCGCGCGTTGCGCGAGCTGTACCTGCGCGCGTTCGAGCGCATCGTGAAGGAGGCAGCGCCGGCGACGGTCATGTGCGCTTACAACAAGCTCAACGGCACGTTCTGCTCCGACGACCGCGACCTGCTGACCGGCATCCTGCGCGAGGAGTGGGGCTTCGACGGGCTCGTCATGACCGATTGGGGTGCGACCAACGATCGCGTCGCAGGCATCATCGCGGGCTGCGACCTCGACATGCCCGGGCAGGTCGCACACAACCGCGCCTCGATCGTCGCCGCCGCGCAGGACGGCAGCCTGCCCACGGAGCTGCTCGATCAGGCCGTGACCCGCGTGCTCGAGCTCGTCCAGCAGTGTTCGCACGGCCTCATCCATCCCGCTGGGCCGGTCGACCCGCAAGCCCACGCCGAGCTCGCGACGCGCGTCGCCGTCGAGGGGGCGGTGCTGCTCGCGAACGACGGCACGCTGCCGATCGACGCGATCCCCCAGCAGAACCAGAGGGCGGATGCCGCGGGCGGCCTGCTCGTCGTCGGCGAGCAGTTCGAGCGCATGCGGTACCAGGGTGCCGGCTCGTCGCTCATCAGCCCGCCCGAGACCACCTCCCCGAAGGACGCGTTCGACCGTCGGGGCATCCGCTACTCGTATGCGCGCGGCTACCGCAGCCTCGACCTTACCCCCGATGCCGATCTCGAACGCGAAGCGCTCGCAGCCGCGGCGTACGCCGACACCGTGCTCTTCTTCGGCGGACTGGGCGATCTCGAGGAGAGCGAGGGCTTCGACCGCACGACGATGGCGATCGCGCCAGCCCAGGTGCGCCTGCTCGAGCGGCTCGTCGGCACCGGCGCGAAGGTGGTGTTCGTCGTTTCCGCGGGTGCACCCATCGAGATCCCGCGCGCCGGCGAACTGGCGGCCGTGCTGCTGCTCTCGCTTCCCGGCATGCACGGCGGCGAAGCGGCCGCACGACTGCTGCTCGGCGAGGCGAACCCGTCGGGCAAGCTCACCGAGAGTTGGCCGCGCAGCGCCGCCGACCAGAGCGCGCTCGACTACAACACGAGCGAGGTCGCCCGGTATGCAGAGTCGATCTACGTCGGCTACCGCTCCCACGACGCCACCGGCACCGACCTCGCGCACGCGTTCGGGCACGGCCTCTCGTACACGTCCTTCGTCTACCGCGACCTCGACGTACAGCTCGACGGCGATCAGGTGCGCGCGAGCCTCACGATCGAGAACACCGGCACCCGCGACGGTGCCGAGGTCGTGCAGCTGTACGTGCGCAACAACCGAGGCCGCGTGTTCAAGGCCGACAAGGAACTGCGCGCGTTCGCCAAGCTGCGCATTGCGGCCGGAGCAGCCGAGCGCGTCGACCTCGCCTTCGCCCTCGCCGACCTCTCGTACTGGGATGTCGCCGAGCACGACTGGGTGCTCGAGAACGGCGACTACGAGGTGATCGCCGCGGCATCGGCCGCGGACATCCGCCTCACCGCCCCCCTCACCGTCACGCAAGGACGGGAATCGCGCTCGCCGTATTCCCCCGCCGTCGACCGTGCGTACGCGACTCCTCCGACGGGCGTGCCCGCCGAGTTCGCCGACCTCCTGGGGCGGCCGGTGCCGTCGCCCACGTCGACCGGCCGGCTCGGCATGGAGACCCGACTCGGCGATGCGCAGGGCACCTGGCTCGGCCGCGTCTTCCTCCGCACCGTCGTGGGGCGTGTGCAGAAGGACCTCGACTCGGCGCTCGCGCTGCCCGACTCGCTCGAGCGTGACGCGAAGGTGAAGAGCTCCAACTTCGTCGCGCGCATGATGCCGTCGATGTCGCTGCGGGCGATGGCCATGGCCTCCTCGGGGGGCTTCGCCCATCACATCGCGCAGGCGCTCGCCGATCTCGACAACGGGCACCGGATCCGCGGCATCCGGCGCATGCTCGCCCGTCCCTCGACGCCACGCACCGCGACCGCTCGCACCGACCAGGAGACCCGATGA
- a CDS encoding alpha-L-rhamnosidase: MKITRLTVDGLESDCITDEAPVFAFALASDVAGEALATATVRVGDWSVETSDQVGISYDGPLAPYTDYRVEVTATGTSGAVATAEASFRTARLDRPWVARWITDAAYRTPKNASPVPMVFRTRFAAAKPVRRAWIEATALGVYELELNGTKVGDQYFAPGFTSYAHQIQVQTYDVTDRLGSSNELAATVAGGWAVGSYTFARKNKIDADRQALLAELHIEYADGTGDVIATGPNWEVSTDGPVRMAEWYDGETVDARVTGADMTWKTADVTAPRGTPKLLAQYGPSVRVQRTFEPVSRTVAPSGEVVYDFGQNFAGVIHARLLGRDGQTVVFRHAEVLVDGELFVKSLRTAKATATYTCVDGSQVYSPRLTYMGFRYVGVTGIDPDDLELTALVLHSDLHRTGTFTSSNERLNKLQSAIEWGGRSNFVDIPTDCPQRDEREGWTGDYAVFATTASYNFDMGRFVDKWLRDMAAEQARGGGIPMVVPRSGNGFPIMATSFWGDACVLAPWAEYRARGDLGLLRRTYPMMRKFLQAADWWSGLLSIGDHRHIWQFPFHFGDWTSPDGSAKEWIQKGKWIGTAAFANSCGIVAEIADLLGEHADAARYRALREDTIRAYRNVFTDGAGTLTGKGDFQTAYVLPLYFGMTVGAETEAMATNLVRLIEGNGGHLATGFPGTPYILFALSDHGRIDEAFDLLLQTGPPSWLYMVDAGGTTIWERWDALRPDGTVNTIDLNTGKDTGGMVSFNHYAAGAVGDWLYTRIAGIEPTSGGYRSFHVAPLMGGGLTSAEGIVETPYGRASSSWTRDGDAFALRVEVPVSTTCTVVLPDGSTHEVTSGAHEFGCTVPARQPVPVGRH; this comes from the coding sequence ATGAAGATCACCCGCCTCACCGTCGACGGCCTCGAGTCGGATTGCATCACCGACGAAGCACCCGTGTTCGCCTTCGCGCTCGCGTCGGATGTCGCGGGCGAAGCCCTCGCGACGGCGACCGTCCGCGTCGGCGACTGGTCGGTCGAGACGTCCGACCAGGTCGGCATCAGCTACGACGGCCCGCTCGCGCCCTACACCGACTACCGCGTCGAGGTCACCGCGACGGGTACGAGCGGCGCGGTCGCGACTGCGGAGGCATCCTTCCGCACAGCCCGGCTCGACCGCCCCTGGGTGGCGCGCTGGATCACGGATGCCGCGTACCGTACACCGAAGAATGCCTCCCCGGTGCCGATGGTGTTCCGCACCCGCTTCGCGGCCGCGAAACCCGTGCGGCGCGCATGGATCGAGGCCACCGCGCTCGGTGTCTACGAGCTCGAGCTGAACGGCACCAAAGTCGGCGACCAGTACTTCGCCCCCGGATTCACGTCGTACGCGCACCAGATCCAGGTGCAGACCTACGACGTCACCGACCGACTCGGATCCTCGAACGAGCTCGCCGCCACCGTTGCCGGGGGCTGGGCGGTCGGCTCGTACACCTTCGCGCGCAAGAACAAGATCGACGCCGACCGGCAGGCCCTGCTCGCCGAACTGCACATCGAGTACGCCGACGGCACGGGCGACGTGATCGCGACCGGACCGAACTGGGAGGTCTCGACCGACGGCCCGGTACGCATGGCCGAGTGGTACGACGGCGAGACCGTCGACGCACGCGTCACCGGCGCCGACATGACATGGAAGACGGCCGACGTGACCGCTCCGCGCGGCACGCCGAAGCTGCTCGCGCAGTACGGCCCCTCCGTGCGCGTGCAGCGGACGTTCGAACCGGTCTCGCGCACGGTCGCGCCGAGCGGCGAGGTCGTCTACGACTTCGGGCAGAACTTCGCCGGCGTCATCCACGCGCGCCTGCTCGGGCGCGACGGGCAGACCGTCGTGTTCCGCCACGCCGAGGTGCTCGTCGACGGCGAGCTGTTCGTGAAGTCGCTCCGCACCGCGAAGGCCACCGCGACCTACACGTGCGTCGACGGTTCGCAGGTGTACTCGCCCCGACTGACGTACATGGGCTTCCGATACGTCGGCGTGACGGGCATCGACCCCGACGACCTCGAGCTCACCGCGCTCGTGCTGCACAGCGACCTGCACCGCACCGGCACCTTCACCTCGTCGAACGAGCGGCTGAACAAACTGCAATCCGCGATCGAGTGGGGCGGCCGCTCGAACTTCGTCGACATCCCGACCGACTGCCCCCAGCGCGACGAGCGCGAGGGATGGACGGGCGACTACGCCGTCTTCGCCACGACCGCGAGCTACAACTTCGACATGGGCCGCTTCGTCGACAAGTGGCTGCGCGACATGGCGGCCGAGCAGGCCCGCGGCGGCGGCATCCCGATGGTCGTCCCTCGTTCCGGCAACGGCTTCCCGATCATGGCCACGTCGTTCTGGGGCGACGCGTGCGTCCTCGCACCCTGGGCCGAGTATCGTGCGCGCGGCGACCTCGGGCTGCTGCGGCGCACGTACCCGATGATGCGGAAGTTCCTCCAGGCCGCCGACTGGTGGTCGGGCCTGCTCTCGATCGGCGACCACCGACACATCTGGCAGTTTCCGTTCCACTTCGGCGACTGGACCTCGCCCGACGGGTCGGCCAAGGAGTGGATCCAGAAGGGCAAGTGGATCGGCACCGCCGCGTTCGCAAACTCCTGCGGCATCGTCGCCGAGATCGCCGACCTCCTCGGTGAGCATGCCGACGCGGCTCGCTATCGGGCCCTGCGCGAGGACACGATCCGCGCCTACCGCAACGTCTTCACCGACGGCGCGGGCACGCTCACCGGCAAGGGCGACTTCCAGACCGCCTACGTGCTGCCGCTGTACTTCGGCATGACCGTGGGCGCCGAGACCGAGGCGATGGCGACCAACCTCGTGCGCCTCATCGAGGGCAACGGCGGCCATCTCGCGACCGGGTTCCCGGGCACGCCCTACATCCTGTTCGCCCTCTCCGACCACGGCCGCATCGACGAAGCGTTCGACCTGCTGCTGCAGACCGGTCCTCCCTCCTGGCTCTACATGGTGGATGCTGGCGGCACGACGATCTGGGAACGATGGGACGCCCTGCGCCCCGACGGCACCGTCAACACCATCGACCTAAATACCGGCAAGGACACCGGCGGTATGGTCTCGTTCAACCACTACGCCGCCGGCGCGGTCGGCGATTGGCTCTACACCCGCATCGCGGGCATCGAGCCGACTTCAGGCGGATACCGCAGCTTCCACGTCGCACCGCTCATGGGCGGCGGACTCACCTCGGCCGAGGGCATCGTCGAGACGCCGTACGGCCGCGCATCGTCCTCGTGGACCCGTGACGGCGACGCCTTCGCGCTGCGCGTCGAGGTTCCGGTCTCGACGACCTGCACGGTCGTGCTGCCCGACGGGTCGACGCACGAGGTCACTAGTGGGGCGCACGAGTTCGGTTGCACCGTCCCGGCGCGCCAGCCGGTCCCCGTCGGGCGGCACTGA